The following coding sequences are from one Humulus lupulus chromosome X, drHumLupu1.1, whole genome shotgun sequence window:
- the LOC133803897 gene encoding growth-regulating factor 6-like has translation MDFGMVMGLDYGSGAISESAAGFGSLSSSSTTDPEPKHRLYGSGKQERSAAASSSSTGLDEYWRSSSKVAKTTDDFSYCKLGMVQLQGQRNASSPVLRSNCNGQQQQMLSFSSPKSEALMVDKSSSQNNATLLPCNYPNAFLSAYTRNTGYNSGGLNLNGGNNMYGAIIGAKGPFTPSQWMELEQQALIYKYITANVAIPSNLLIPIRKAIDSSGLSHFPGGILRANTLGGWGSFHLGFSNNADPEPGRCRRTDGKKWRCSRDAVADQKYCERHMNRGRHRSRKPVEGQTGHSVAGATANANATASKLMPLASSSPSSTSVAVSGAGGSSNSLAISNHHLLQQQNTSATTHLNRMQQQNTLGLSLLSKDQNAFLTQSFGLVASDSLLNLAQKNTEARNHQQQQHQQQQHSLRHFIDDWPKTQPNRQALSWPEIDIQTDRTQLSISMPLASSDLFIPSSSSPEKTSLSMSLGVGAGEHVGNRNWIPIAWENSLMGGPLGEVLHHSNSSNNNNNGSVECKNSSSSSSVLNLMTEGWDNSPPMGSSSPTGVLQKTAFGSLSNSSAGSSPRGENNKSLD, from the exons atggATTTTGGGATGGTGATGGGGTTGGATTACGGGTCGGGTGCGATTTCAGAATCAGCAGCTGGGTTTGGTTCactatcttcttcttctactacaGATCCTGAACCGAAACATAGGTTGTACGGATCTGGTAAGCAGGAGAGATCTGCTGCGGCCAGTAGTAGTAGTACTGGTCTGGATGAGTACTGGCGTAGTAGCTCCAAAGTGGCTAAGACAACTGACGATTTCTCATACTGTAAATTAGGAATGGTGCAGCTTCAGGGGCAGAGAAACGCTTCTTCTCCAGTACTGAGATCTAATTGTAATGGTCAGCAGCAGCAAATGCTAAGCTTCTCTTCTCCCAAATCAGAAGCTTTAATGGTGGACAAGAGCTCATCTCAGAATAATGCTACATTGTTGCCTTGTAACTATCCCAACGCTTTCCTATCTGCTTACACTAGAAACACAG GGTATAACTCTGGCGGCTTGAATTTGAATGGTGGTAACAATATGTATGGGGCCATAATAGGGGCAAAAGGTCCATTCACTCCATCTCAATGGATGGAGTTGGAACAACAAGCGTTGATCTACAAATACATTACTGCAAATGTCGCCATTCCATCTAATCTCCTCATCCCAATAAGAAAAGCCATTGACTCCTCTGGTTTATCTCACTTTCCAGGTGGAATTCTCAGAGCCAATACAT TAGGGGGATGGGGTTCTTTCCATCTTGGGTTCTCCAACAACGCCGATCCGGAACCAGGAAGGTGTCGTAGGACAGATGGGAAGAAATGGCGGTGCTCAAGAGATGCAGTTGCAGACCAGAAATATTGCGAGCGGCATATGAACAGAGGCCGTCATCGTTCAAGAAAGCCTGTGGAAGGTCAAACTGGGCATTCGGTGGCCGGAGCCACTGCCAACGCCAACGCCACCGCATCCAAGCTAATGCCGTTAGCTTCTTCATCACCCTCATCCACCTCGGTTGCTGTCTCCGGCGCCGGCGGCTCATCCAACAGCCTCGCCATTTCGAATCACCATCTTCTTCAACAACAAAATACTTCAGCTACGACCCACCTAAACAG GATGCAACAACAGAACACTTTAGGTCTTTCTTTGTTGTCTAAAGATCAGAACGCGTTCTTGACTCAGTCGTTCGGACTGGTTGCTTCTGACTCTCTCCTTAACCTCGCACAGAAAAACACTGAAGCTCGTAATcatcagcaacaacaacatcagcAGCAGCAACATTCACTTCGCCATTTCATCGACGATTGGCCTAAAACCCAGCCCAACCGACAAGCCCTTTCATGGCCGGAAATAGACATTCAAACAGACCGCACCCAGTTATCGATTTCGATGCCGCTGGCTTCCTCAGACCTCTTCATCCCCTCATCTTCGTCGCCTGAAAAGACCAGTCTGTCAATGAGTTTGGGAGTGGGAGCGGGAGAGCATGTGGGGAATCGAAATTGGATTCCGATTGCATGGGAAAACTCATTAATGGGTGGTCCACTAGGGGAGGTGCTACACCACTCGAATAGtagtaacaacaataataacGGGTCTGTTGAGTGTAAGAACTCGTCGTCATCGTCGTCGGTGCTTAATCTGATGACAGAAGGGTGGGACAATAGTCCTCCAATGGGGTCATCGTCTCCGACAGGGGTCCTACAGAAGACAGCGTTTGGATCATTGTCAAATAGCAGCGCGGGGAGTAGCCCAAGAGGTGAGAATAACAAATCTCTTGACTAG